Proteins from one Triticum aestivum cultivar Chinese Spring chromosome 7A, IWGSC CS RefSeq v2.1, whole genome shotgun sequence genomic window:
- the LOC123152847 gene encoding uncharacterized protein, translating into MQRATVGGDEATRISCAAAGAMTGAQVEAALNRKNVEVLQGEEEHVATVLPDETIGGALDGGEDASWVPDQDTGVFVPAGADSHGDGGGAHPAPPQHLYGGVGGTASVLDQAVFVREEEMEDVESPAAVDVANVNVDVNGSIKNY; encoded by the exons CTGCGCCGCAGCGGGGGCGATGACGGGGGCGCAGGTGGAGGCGGCGCTCAACCGCAAGAACGTCGAGGTGCTCCAGGGCGAGGAGGAGCACGTCGCCACGGTGCTGCCGGACGAGACCATCGGCGGAGCGCTTGACGGCGGCGAGGACGCGTCGTGGGTGCCCGACCAGGACACTGGTGTCTTCGTCCCCGCCGGCGCCGATTCTCACGGCG ACGGCGGCGGCGCGCATCCCGCCCCACCACAACACCTGTACGGAGGCGTGGGCGGGACGGCGTCGGTGCTGGACCAGGCGGTGTTCGTccgggaggaggagatggaggacgTGGAGAGTCCCGCCGCCGTCGACGTGGCCAACGTCAACGTAGACGTCAACGGCAGCATCAAGAACTACTAG
- the LOC123151823 gene encoding flavonoid 3',5'-hydroxylase — MQLAALCTDPVVLSCTFLCLLLHLALRRSLSRSSRLPPGPPGVPILGAMPFVGPAPHTGLAALARKYGPVMYLRMGTCGVVVASSPSAARTFLKALDARFANRPAVASAADITYGRQNMVFADYGPKWKLMRKMASVHLLGARAVADWACVRRDEAGRALRGMAEAAEAGRAVVVPEVLVCALANIVGQITVSRRVFDAQGDESSSYKEMIVSLLTGTGLFNISDFVPALSRLDLQGVQARLRRVHRQFDGLITKLLAEHAATAEDRAREGRLDFVDRLRASSNDEDDNDGETITEVNIKGLIFDMFTAGTDTSFIVEWAMAEMINNPSIMARAQEEMDRVIGRDRRIEESDIANLPYLQAICKEAMRLHPSTPLSLPHFSFEECEVDGHHVPANTRLLINIWAIGRDPAAWEDPLEFRPERFLSGPAAKIDPMGNNFELIPFGAGRRICAGKLAGMVFVQYFLGTLVHAFEWRLPEGEEKVDMAETFGLALPKAVPLKAIVTPRLVPAAYT; from the exons ATGCAGCTCGCCGCTCTGTGCACCGACCCCGTCGTGCTCTCCTGCACCTTCCTGTGCCTCCTGCTCCACCTTGCGCTCCGCCGCTCCCTGAGCCGCAGCTCCCGGCTCCCGCCGGGGCCTCCTGGCGTTCCCATTCTCGGCGCGATGCCGTTCGTCGGCCCGGCCCCGCACACCGGCCTCGCGGCGCTGGCGCGCAAGTACGGCCCCGTCATGTACCTGCGGATGGGCACCTGCGGCGTGGTGGTGGCCTCGTCGCCGTCGGCCGCGCGGACGTTCCTCAAGGCGCTGGACGCGCGCTTCGCGAACCGGCCGGCGGTGGCCAGCGCGGCGGACATCACCTACGGGCGCCAGAACATGGTGTTCGCCGACTACGGGCCCAAGTGGAAGCTGATGCGGAAGATGGCGAGCGTGCACCTGCTCGGGGCGCGCGCGGTCGCGGACTGGGCTTGCGTGCGCCGCGACGAGGCGGGGCGCGCCCTGCGCGGCATGGCGGAGGCCGCCGAGGCCGGGCGggccgtggtggtgccggaggtGCTGGTGTGCGCGCTGGCCAACATCGTGGGGCAGATCACGGTGAGCAGGCGGGTGTTCGACGCGCAGGGCGACGAGTCGAGCAGCTACAAGGAGATGATCGTGTCGCTGCTGACCGGCACGGGGCTGTTCAACATCAGCGACTTCGTGCCGGCGCTGTCGCGGCTGGACCTGCAGGGGGTGCAGGCCAGGCTGCGCCGGGTGCACCGCCAGTTCGACGGGCTCATCACCAAGCTGCTGGCGGAGCACGCGGCGACGGCCGAGGACCGCGCCCGGGAGGGCCGGCTCGACTTCGTGGACAGGCTCCGCGCCAGCAGCAACGAcgaggacgacaacgacggcgagACCATCACCGAGGTCAACATCAAGGGCCTCATCTTC GACATGTTCACGGCCGGCACGGACACGTCGTTCATCGTGGAGTGGGCAATGGCGGAGATGATCAACAATCCGTCTATCATGGCGCGTGCCCAGGAGGAGATGGACCGTGTCATCGGCCGTGACCGCCGCATCGAGGAATCCGACATCGCCAACCTCCCCTACCTGCAGGCCATATGCAAAGAGGCCATGCGGCTCCACCCGTCCACGCCGCTCAGCCTGCCGCACTTCTCCTTCGAGGAGTGTGAGGTGGACGGCCACCACGTCCCCGCCAACACGCGGCTCCTCATCAACATCTGGGCCATCGGCCGCGACCCGGCGGCGTGGGAGGACCCCCTGGAGTTCCGGCCGGAGCGGTTCCTGTCCGGGCCGGCGGCCAAGATCGACCCCATGGGGAACAACTTCGAGCTGATCCCGTTCGGCGCCGGCAGAAGGATATGCGCCGGGAAGCTGGCCGGAATGGTGTTTGTGCAGTACTTCCTCGGGACGCTGGTGCACGCGTTCGAGTGGAGGCTGCCGGAGGGCGAGGAGAAGGTGGACATGGCTGAGACCTTCGGTCTGGCGCTCCCTAAGGCCGTCCCGCTCAAGGCCATCGTCACCCCGCGGCTCGTGCCGGCCGCCTACACGTGA